The Medicago truncatula cultivar Jemalong A17 chromosome 4, MtrunA17r5.0-ANR, whole genome shotgun sequence genome includes a region encoding these proteins:
- the LOC11406383 gene encoding transmembrane protein 64, which translates to MKDNTDDCGGGGGGGGWKKEVVSDVTITIEADDDNKGDYIKLIPGSDECLPLTAVEMVEECSLPSRRSVVWYWVKMVLLFLSLGFLAVAVLKWVGPYLIDKEVIPIINWETETFSPPVLTILLFASVAIFPTILLPSTPSMWVAGVTLGYGFGFLLIITAAAIGVSLPFIIGSIFHHKIEGWLEKYPKKASILKSAGAGNWFHQFRAVALIRISPFPYMVFNYCAVATNVKYGPYIIGSLVGMVPEIFVAIYTGILIKTLADASNERQSLSAQQIILNALGFCLTVVTTVIITVYAKRRLKELQEEDKMLLLQ; encoded by the exons ATGAAGGATAACACCGATGACTGTGGCGgtggcggtggtggtggtggatggAAAAAGGAGGTTGTTTCGGACGTAACTATCACAatagaagctgatgatgataaCAAAGGGGATTATATCAAATTGATACCTGGCTCCGATGAGTGTTTACCGTTAACTGCGGTGGAGATGGTGGAGGAGTGTTCTCTTCCGTCGAGACGATCCGTCGTGTGGTATTGGGTCAAAATGGTTTTGTTGTTTCTGAGTTTAGGGTTTTTGGCTGTTGCTGTTCTCAAATGGGTTGGACCCTATCTCATTGACAAG gaGGTGATTCCAATAATAAATTGGGAGACAGAGACTTTCAGTCCTCCAGTGCTTACTATTTTGTTGTTTGCTTCGGTAGCAATTTTCCCAACTATACTTTTGCCATCTACACCCTCTATGTGGGTGGCTGGAGTGACACTTGGTTATGGATTTGGGTTCTTGCTAATAATAACTGCAGCAGCTATTGGTGTGTCACTCCCTTTTATCATTGGCTCAATCTTCCATCATAAAATTGAA GGATGGTTAGAGAAGTATCCAAAGAAGGCTTCTATTCTAAAATCTGCTGGTGCAGGAAACTGGTTTCATCAGTTTAGAGCTGTTGCCTTAATCAGGATTTCTCCGTTCCCTTATATGGTCTTCAATTACTGTGCTGTGGCAACAAATGTTAAGTACGGGCCTTACATAATTGGATCCTTGGTTGGAATGGTGCCAGAAATATTTGTTGCAATCTATAC GGGAATTTTGATAAAGACATTGGCCGATGCTTCAAATGAAAGACAGTCTCTATCCGCCCAGCAGATCATTCTCAATGCTTTAGGCTTCTGTTTAACTGTGGTTACAACTGTCATTATCACCGTTTATGCCAAGAGACGGCTGAAGGAGTTGCAGGAGGAGGACAAGATGTTGCTGCTGCAATAG
- the LOC11406384 gene encoding uncharacterized protein gives MAEPTEAPFRPREKLIEKQKYFQNLRKHTHLKGPYDKITSVAIPLALTAASLFMIGRGIYNMSHGIGKKE, from the exons ATGGCAGAACCAACAGAAGCACCATTCAGACCACGAGAGAAGCTTATTGAGAAGCAAAAATATTTCCAGAATTTGCGTAAACATACTCACTTGAAAGGGCCCTATGATAAGATTACGTCTGTTGCAATACCACTTGCTTTGACTGCAGCTTCACTTTTTATGATT GGACGAGGGATCTATAATATGTCACATGGAATAGGAAAGAAGGAATGA
- the LOC11407451 gene encoding ACT domain-containing protein ACR8 — protein sequence MEWSACTDEYEKLVFRMSTPRVVIDNAVCSNSTIVKFDSARKHGILLEAVQILSDLNLFIKKAYVSSDGRWFMDVFHVTDQNGNKLTDESVLKYIEQSLSSIYNGKTNHRNGLTALELKGTDRVGLLSEVFAVLAELQCDVVEAKVWTHNGRTASLIYVKDSITGTSIEDSQKINRLEARLRYVLQGDSDIRSATTSISDAVIHPERRLHQMMFADRDYQMNPIFKFSSETPVVTVQNWAERGYSVVNVQCKDRVKLLFDVVCNLTDMEYVVFHATINTRVDQAYMEFYIRHKDGTPISSEPERQRVIQCLQAAVERRSCEGVRLELCTEDRQGLLAEVMRTFRENGLNVTRADITTTGDLAANVFYATDAIGYPADQKIIESVRQKIGLTNLKVKELPFASHQKVEREDQSVGVGGAVLLSLGSIVRRNLYNLGLIKSCS from the exons ATGGAATGGTCAGCATGTACGGATGAGTACGAGAAGCTTGTTTTTCGCATGAGCACTCCTAg GGTCGTCATTGACAATGCCGTTTGTTCCAATTCAACCATAGTCAAG TTTGATAGTGCCAGAAAGCATGGAATTCTTTTGGAAGCTGTACAAATTCTCAGTGATTTAAACCTTTTTATTAAGAAAGCATATGTTTCATCTGATGGAAGATGGTTCATGGATG TTTTTCATGTCACTGATCAAAATGGAAACAAGTTAACAGATGAGagcgttttaaaatatattgaacAG TCACTCAGTAGCATTTACAATGGTAAAACAAATCACAGAAACGGTCTCACTGCGTTAGAATTGAAGGGCACGGATCGCGTTGGTCTTCTTTCTGAGGTGTTTGCTGTTTTGGCCGAGCTGCAATGTGATGTGGTGGAGGCTAAAGTTTGGACTCACAATGGCCGAACGGCCTCCTTAATTTATGTTAAAGACAGCATCACTGGGACATCTATTGAGGATTCTCAGAAAATTAATCGGCTTGAAGCACGTTTAAGATATGTTTTACAAGGAGATAGTGATATTAGGAGTGCAACAACATCTATCTCTGATGCTGTTATACATCCTGAAAGAAGGCTTCACCAAATGATGTTTGCAGACCGTGATTATCAGATGAATccaattttcaagtttagtTCTGAAACGCCGGTAGTGACTGTACAGAATTGGGCAGAAAGGGGTTATTCAGTTGTTAATGTTCAGTGCAAGGATCGAGTTAAGTTGTTGTTTGATGTTGTGTGCAATTTAACTGACATGGAATATGTTGTGTTCCATGCAACTATCAACACAAGGGTTGACCAAGCATACATG GAGTTTTACATTAGACACAAGGATGGAACCCCAATTAGTTCAGAACCGGAGCGTCAACGTGTGATTCAATGCTTGCAAGCTGCAGTAGAGAGAAGATCATGCGAG GGTGTTAGGCTTGAGCTATGCACCGAAGACAGACAAGGGCTTCTCGCCGAGGTGATGAGAACATTCCGAGAGAACGGATTAAATGTGACTAGGGCCGACATAACTACGACTGGGGACTTGGCTGCAAATGTTTTCTATGCAACAGATGCCATTGGATACCCAGCTGACCAAAAAATCATCGAATCAGTTCGTCAAAAAATTGGTTTAACCAATTTAAAAGTAAAGGAGTTGCCTTTTGCAAGTCATCAAAAGGTAGAGAGGGAAGATCAATCAGT